DNA from Ziziphus jujuba cultivar Dongzao chromosome 2, ASM3175591v1:
aagaaggaaaaaaaaagctgGCCCTGGTTGGGGACTTTGGGCTGGTCCATGTTGTTTGTAAGTGGCACAAGGCCGAATTTTGCTTATTTGTTGTTCTGTTTTGGGCCTACCTGATTCGTGAATGATAAAACTTTACAACCAAAATGAACTTTATACACACTCCACGGGGTGTACAAAGCACGAATGGAATTGCAAATAAATATCTAACATAACATCTTAAATGACATTGCAATTTCTCAATGCGATGTCAAAAAAATAGCATAATTATGATTTTTGCGAGTTTGAGAGGAACTTTTTAACATTTACAAAAAATTCAGGATATTGGATAAACGTACCGCTTTTGACCCTTGTGATATTTGACTTGTTAAATAGCTTCATTAGGAAAACTTTTTTCTGAGTTTATTGATCCAAGCCCTGGTTTGTTacttaaagaaacaaaaaaaattaaaatggaaatttcttcaaaattttgaaatcatttcaaaagaatatcatgatggtaatgaaaaattaataaaatgtggAATTGTATATGGAAAAAAGTAGGAAATTAAGAGATTGACAAGTTGACACATTTGATGTACCTGGATAAAGTAGAGGACTctaattttcatttcatatcCCCTGCTACCGAACCTCGACTAAATGAAACTCTATCTTCATAGCTACGCCAACAATCTCTCTGCATGCTTGATTGCTCCGACGATGAGGACGAGGATTGTAGGGAACCATATTTTGTTGTGGGAAAATGTTTGGAACCAGATATAAGCACCACCAGAATACTTTGCAATGAGTCGAAAGAAATGGCTTGTCTCCAAAAGAATAAGAGGtaatttgtttttagttttttgtaacgagaaaataaaactaaaggaacaaaaaaatatcttttgctTAACTTCCttatacatcatatatataacaCTGCCTTCCCTCTTTTTAGAAAAATTCCCACTATCCTTCGCCTTTGAGCACTTCACTGGCAATTATTCCGAAATCAAAACCCAATTTTGAAAACTTTCACACCCTGGTAATTTGTTCAATACAATTCCTTCAGATTTAGATGTGGCTCTGGAGGCCTCCTAGTGATAGTAACACCCCCAATAAATAACCTATTTCCGGACCTGATATGTTTGAATTTTCTACCAGGTGTGACAAATATTTTGgactaatttaaaaattttcctttactatcttgttttgttttttgtttgacttCTTCAACCTTTGCTATTCTTTCTTCCCTATGTCAAGACAGCTCAAGGAAATAAAGCCTCAACAAGCAAAGAAACAGAGCAAAATGGAGTTACCCATCCCCAACAAGCTCAAGAAGCTCTGGGATTTATGGGAACTAATTAACTTCAAACTGAGATTGTTAGTCATTAGCTTCTCTAGGTTATGTGTTAGTCTAAGTTTAATATTAAGCATATATACAATTATAGTCATGGAACAAAAACAGAGCCTTTCCTCCAAAAGCAAAAGATAGAATGTTGGATAAAAATTTTtacatgaaaataattaatcagaAAATCTGATAATATTTCAACCATTCAATTTGGTAACATCTACTGCGCTGTGTTagtcaaattcaattttaaacaaCAGAGTtaggtatgtattttttttttttcctaatttcatCAGGCAATGTTAATTTAATCAAAGATGGTATCAATGTGATTGAATCAGGCAATGACTTAATAGCTTTGTTTTGAGAAAGATAAAGGTATCTTAGATACTTCAACTTACCAATGAACTTCGGCAGAGCTTTCATTTCTGTGTTATGCAGATCCAATGTGCGTGACATTTTACAATTGGAAATGATATCTTCAGAAGTTGAGCTACTTAGTCTCCTCTCAGTTTCCTCTTGCAACTGGCTGGGCAAAATAATTGTTCGAATCCTAGGCCTCTTTGCCTGAAAGAATGAGTTGGAAATTTCCATGAGAATCCAAATGAAATGGAAGCGAGACGTGTTGAGTTCTTCCATCAATATCATGCTCATCACTTTCATTTAATGTGGCTAACCTTTTTCCAGAAACAAGTACTGATAGGTCATGTATAAGGTTTGGCATTTTGAACTTTGTTACGAAGTCATTCTCATGATCAAGTATTGCTTGCTCCTGCGTAAGGTTTGCAATTCTGATTTTTGTTACAGGGCAAGTCTCATTATGATCTActtgttagaattttttttttatggatctaaatatgcataataaattccataaatcataaattactaacctccaaacgcagccattggtaaattagatctttaattctgcaaaatagaaaacaatgtaaagtagtgcctatggacacactactctcaaaccactctcaaatCTTTGAAAACCTTAATAtcaaaaataccgtatggcatcaattgtttgcttgccctagacctttaaatagtctctgcaagtcagacttatccattaattttgacacacataaaataataataatttgataatataattatactaggaaaaatatggataagtcattgggcttattaagagagttggtcctccagtccaatgggccaactagagtcttatagagagtgtgtgaccaagggccctactacaaaataataaaataagccagtcccattaatggcataaataggccctgtaagtgagtaattgattatgtcaagtccacaaatattaatttaattcaacattctcccacttggactgcataatcatcatcatataatccaaactcacttactatagaatctcccgaaccataatgccatttcatccaaatatatagtataccgacagggcacaacaatatactagactaggcagtagagattctctcagtaaatctcccaaaacatgttaccatttcaactgagcactttgcatgccataaactcagtctaggtagtagagatttacctaaccatgtgttatcccccaacacacaaaaccatttcattcaagcacattgcgtatcgacaggatacaacaatatacccaaactaggtagtagagattcaccatggcacctgtggatgaacatacacatatacatagactaatagtctcaacaggcctgtaaatataaggagcaataatatgtgtaataaatcatctcataaattaataatgatccacatacatcaatgtattaaaatattcaaagaaataaataattctcaacatggatattactacagaaaacataacaaactcccactgacccacagcagtctcaactgcctaacaatcccatacgggacacatgctcctcaaatatggctaccggtaaagccttggtcagtggatctgccaccatgctataagtcggcaTGTGAACAatagtaatgaggccctcttcaactttctcatttaccacaaaatatttcacatcaatgtacttcgcaccaggagtaccttttaaattattggagaaagacaccgctgcggtattatcacaatacatcataataggcctctcaatggagtcaaccactcctaaatcacggataaaattccgtagccaaactgcatgacgggtagcctcataacacgccacatattctgcctccatagtcgaggatgctgttactgactgcttggcactccgccaagacacagcacctcctgccatgataaatatataaccagtggtagatttcttatcatccacacaacctttatagtctgcatcactataacccactacttcaagagagttggtgcgacgatatgtcaacatatgatctttagtaccctgaagatacctaaagaccttcttaactgcttggtaatgaataggaccaggattgctcataaatctaccaagcacacccacagcaaaggctatatcaggccgtgtacaaacttgagcatacatcaaactacctactgctgaagaatagcgaacattcttcattgccatcctttctctatcattcttgggacactgatccttagaaaacttttcacctttcgtaaccggtacacttccaggagaacaattatgcatatcaaatctcttaagaattctatcaatataagctctctgagacaattgcactacataattagtcctatctcgaacaatcttgatgcccaaaacaaaagaagcctcaccaagatctttcatatcaaaatggttgcacaacatctgctttgtctcagctaataggtcagtgtcactagtagccaaaagtatgtcatcaacatacaacaccagaaatataaaactgctcccactgaccttcatatatatgcatctatcaacaacattctccttaaagccattttggatgacaacctcatcaaacttaagataccattgtcttgaagcttgcttaagaccataaatagatttcttaagcttacaaaccaaattaccattccccgtttgttggaaaccaactggttgaaccatatatacatcctcatataaatcaccattcagaaaagcagttctgacatccatctgatgcaactccaggtcataatgcgccacaatcaccataataattctaaaagaatcctttgtggatacaggagagaaagtctctgtataatcaattccttccttctggctaaaccctttagctacaagtctagccttatacctctccacttgaccattggagtcctttttagtcttaaagacccatttgcacccaataggcttgctaccctctggtaactcaaccaaatcccatactccatttgatgccatggatttcatttcatcttccattgcatccaaccaaaaatttgaatttgaactgcttatggcttcctcataagtgactggatctgaatcatcacttatgtcaaactcatgctcctgcaagtaaacctcatagtcatcaggaatagctgatctcctagtcctttgtgacctcctcaaggGTACAttagcatctgcaatagctggaatatcctgctcttcaacaacaagttcattctgaccaactactggttcatcaactactggatcaacaatatctctatcaggaacaactatactgggaatgaaaacactttcttctctaaattgagattcctttggaccattactatcaccaaacccaaaatcatcttcaaaataaatggccctgtctgattccacgatcctagtggtgtgagaaggacaaaagaatcttgaacccctagatcctatacaatagccaacaaaatatccactaatggttttaggatccaacttcttaatttggggattataaatccttacttcagctttgcaaccccatattcgaaaatgatgcaaattaggctttcttcctgaccacaactcaaaaggtgtcttaggaacggacttacttggaacttgattcaaaatataagctgccgtccttaaagcctctccccacaaataatctggcaacctagaatttcccaacatagaccgcaccatatccaacaaagttctattccttctctcagctatgccattttgctgaggtgtaccaggcatcgtatattgcgcatctatgccacactcacgcaaataaatagcgaaaggccctgggttccttccagttTCATCATacctaccataaaactcaccacctctatcagaccttacagcttttattttcttattcttttgaagctccatctttaccttaaactctttaaaggcaactaaagaatctgacttctcacgaataagctcaacatgtccataacgagagtaatcgtcaatgaaggtaataaaatatctataaccacccaaagcaattggtgtaaaaggtccacatatgtcagtgtggattaactccaaaacatctccacacctagctaacttatcctttcttaccttggcagttaacttccctttcacacattcaacacaagtcaacagattagagaaatcaagattaggaagtatcccatccttcactaacctttccatcctgtgcctagaaatatgtcccaaacgtttatgccataacattgaggaattgtcattaactcttgggcgtttagaagcaacaatagaattaacagataaattgagaccattatcaaataaatcaagcttatataaattgccacataaagttccaaaaccgacaactttaccatccttaaataattcaactttgttatttccaaacaaaaaactataaccttgactatccaaaacagaaatagataacaagtttcttcttattgaaggtacataagaaacttcttgcaactccaaaacatatccagtggcaagtttcaacttgattgttcccacaatgtccaccttcactcttgagctatctcccatataaacatgctgctcaagattggttgggccccttcggcttatcatcccctgcaatgaattagtaacatgaattgttgctccagtatctaaccaccaagaattcataggcacatcgataatattggtctcaatcattaaaatattacctttcttctcttgctttccctttaaggtccaacagtctatcttcttgtgtccaactttattgcagtatccacatcttccattgaagtactctttcctttctctaatctgaaaaccaccatccctaggtcctttaggcttcataccagaaaacttcttcctattggggttaaaaccctgcccaggcttgaaaccttgtcctggcttgaatccttgtcccttcttttggaaaaacttcttggacttatctacctgatgtgaaaccatagcaacagacctagacttacttaatttaatatcatcctcttccttgacaaggatagtagtcaattcctccaaactacaaccttctttcttagtattcaaactcgaccttatattatcaaactgtgatggaagactcctcattatagaataggtcaagaactcctct
Protein-coding regions in this window:
- the LOC132800608 gene encoding uncharacterized protein LOC132800608 is translated as MPMTAMMKLDGTNYQKWKKTLVMNLTFMKLDLALEIDPPEIPTDESTAAAKKLYEDWKHSNKCCIMMMENYMDEAIYASIPKVDTAKGLLEEIGKKFIKFDMNEKHHYLDLLNNTKYDGIKGVRDHIMLLSSYYNKLKDLKMDIGEEFLTYSIMRSLPSQFDNIRSSLNTKKEGCSLEELTTILVKEEDDIKLSKSRSVAMVSHQVDKSKKFFQKKGQGFKPGQGFKPGQGFNPNRKKFSGMKPKGPRDGGFQIRERKEYFNGRCGYCNKVGHKKIDCWTLKGKQEKKGDDKPKGPNQS